A genomic window from Denticeps clupeoides chromosome 11, fDenClu1.1, whole genome shotgun sequence includes:
- the cnot6l gene encoding CCR4-NOT transcription complex subunit 6-like isoform X2, with the protein MPKEKYDPPDPRRLYTIMSAEEVASGKKSNWAELEISGRVRNLSSSLWTLTHLTALHMSNNNLSRIPPDIARLPHLVYLNLSSNKLRSLPAELGNMVSLRELLLNNNCLRVLPYELGRLFRLQTLGLKGNPLSQDILNLYQEPDGTRKLLNYMLDNLAVHPEQLPQRPWIALKERDQMAPSAAFTVMCYNVLCDKYATRQLYGYCPSWALSWEYRKKGIMEEITSSDADIISLQEVETEQYYTFFLETLKERGYDGYFCPKSRAKLVSEQERKHVDGCAVFFKTKKFSLVQKHTVEFNQVAMANSEGSEVMLNRVMTKDNIGVAILLEVRRDMFTAGIKPTTDKQLLLVANAHMHWDPEYSDVKLIQTMMFLSELKSIMEETSSSVASGSPTADPASIPIVLCADLNSLPDSGVVEYLSNGGVAENHKDFKELRYNECLTNFSCNGKDGNPDGSITHSFQLKSAYENSLMPYTNYTYDFKGVIDYIFFSKTHMSVLGLLGPLDTQWLMDNNITGCPHPHVPSDHFSLLAQLELHPSRPSLNGLHLPVHSSTDAWDPARLKE; encoded by the exons ATGCCAAAGGAAAAATATGACCCTCCGGATCCCCGACGGTTATACACCATCATGTCAGCGGAGGAGGTGGCCAGTGGGAAGAAGTCAAACTGGGCGGAGCTGGAGATATCCG GACGCGTCAGGAACCTGAGCAGCTCCTTATGGACGCTGACGCACCTGACGGCCCTGCACATGAGCAACAACAACCTGAGCCGGATCCCCCCCGACATCGCCAGACTCCCGCACCTGGTCTACCTGAACCTGTCCTCCAACAAGCTGCGCAGCCTGCCGGCGGAACTCGGCAACATGGTGTCTCTCAG GGAATTGCTTTTGAACAACAACTGTCTCCGAGTTTTGCCTTACGAACTTGGCCGGCTGTTCCGGCTGCAGACGCTGGGCCTGAAGG GGAACCCGTTGTCTCAAGACATCCTCAACTTGTACCAGGAGCCTGACGGCACCAGGAAGCTTTTAAACTACATGCTCGACAATCTCGCAG TCCACCCAGAGCAGCTCCCCCAAAGACCCTGGATCGCTCTGAAGGAGCGCGACCAGATGGCCCCCTCGG CCGCGTTCACTGTCATGTGCTACAACGTGCTGTGTGACAAATACGCCACCAGGCAGCTGTACGGCTACTGCCCGTCCTGGGCCCTCAGCTGGGAGTACAGGAAGAAGGGAATCATGGAGGAGATCACCAGCTCCGACGCGGACATCATCAGTCTTCAG GAAGTGGAGACAGAGCAGTACTACACCTTCTTTCTAGAGACGCTGAAGGAGCGTGGCTATGATGGCTATTTCTGCCCAAAATCTCGTGCCAAACTGGTGTCGGAACAGGAGCGAAAGCATGTGGACGGCTGTGCCGTGTTCTTTAAAACCAAGAA gtTTTCCTTGGTTCAGAAGCACACGGTTGAGTTTAACCAGGTGGCCATGGCGAACTCGGAGGGCTCCGAGGTCATGCTGAACAGAGTAATGACCAAAGACAACATTGGAGTGGCCATCCTGCTGGAGGTCAGGAGAGACATGTTCACCGCCG GAATTAAGCCAACGACTGACAAGCAGCTCCTCTTGGTGGccaatgcacacatgcactggGACCCCGAGTACTCTGACGTGAAGCTGATCCAGACGATGATGTTCCTGTCCGAACTGAAGAGCATCATGGAGGAGACCTCGTCCTCTGTGGCCTCTGGGTCCCCCACTGCTGACCCGGCCTCCATCCCAATCGTCCTTTGTGCTGATCTCAACTCTCTACCTGACTCTG GTGTCGTTGAATACCTGAGCAACGGCGGCGTGGCAGAGAATCACAAAGACTTCAAGGAGCTGCGCTACAACGAGTGTCTGACCAACTTCAGCTGCAACGGCAAGGACGGGAACCCCGACGGCAGCATCACACACAGCTTCCAGCTAAAGAGCGCCTACGAGAACAGTCTGATGCCTTACACCAACTACACGTATGACTTCAAG GGTGTGATCGACTACATCTTCTTCTCGAAGACCCACATGAGCGTGCTGGGCCTTCTGGGGCCTCTGGACACCCAGTGGCTGATGGACAACAACATCACGGGctgcccccacccccacgtCCCCTCTGACCACTTTTCACTGCTGGCCCAGCTGGAGCTGCACCCGTCCCGCCCCTCCCTCAACGGCCTGCACCTGCCTGTGCACAG CAGCACCGACGCCTGGGATCCGGCGAGGCTGAAAGAGTAG
- the cnot6l gene encoding CCR4-NOT transcription complex subunit 6-like isoform X1, producing the protein MPKEKYDPPDPRRLYTIMSAEEVASGKKSNWAELEISGRVRNLSSSLWTLTHLTALHMSNNNLSRIPPDIARLPHLVYLNLSSNKLRSLPAELGNMVSLRELLLNNNCLRVLPYELGRLFRLQTLGLKGNPLSQDILNLYQEPDGTRKLLNYMLDNLAVHPEQLPQRPWIALKERDQMAPSAAFTVMCYNVLCDKYATRQLYGYCPSWALSWEYRKKGIMEEITSSDADIISLQEVETEQYYTFFLETLKERGYDGYFCPKSRAKLVSEQERKHVDGCAVFFKTKKFSLVQKHTVEFNQVAMANSEGSEVMLNRVMTKDNIGVAILLEVRRDMFTAGIKPTTDKQLLLVANAHMHWDPEYSDVKLIQTMMFLSELKSIMEETSSSVASGSPTADPASIPIVLCADLNSLPDSGVVEYLSNGGVAENHKDFKELRYNECLTNFSCNGKDGNPDGSITHSFQLKSAYENSLMPYTNYTYDFKGVIDYIFFSKTHMSVLGLLGPLDTQWLMDNNITGCPHPHVPSDHFSLLAQLELHPSRPSLNGLHLPVHSTDAWDPARLKE; encoded by the exons ATGCCAAAGGAAAAATATGACCCTCCGGATCCCCGACGGTTATACACCATCATGTCAGCGGAGGAGGTGGCCAGTGGGAAGAAGTCAAACTGGGCGGAGCTGGAGATATCCG GACGCGTCAGGAACCTGAGCAGCTCCTTATGGACGCTGACGCACCTGACGGCCCTGCACATGAGCAACAACAACCTGAGCCGGATCCCCCCCGACATCGCCAGACTCCCGCACCTGGTCTACCTGAACCTGTCCTCCAACAAGCTGCGCAGCCTGCCGGCGGAACTCGGCAACATGGTGTCTCTCAG GGAATTGCTTTTGAACAACAACTGTCTCCGAGTTTTGCCTTACGAACTTGGCCGGCTGTTCCGGCTGCAGACGCTGGGCCTGAAGG GGAACCCGTTGTCTCAAGACATCCTCAACTTGTACCAGGAGCCTGACGGCACCAGGAAGCTTTTAAACTACATGCTCGACAATCTCGCAG TCCACCCAGAGCAGCTCCCCCAAAGACCCTGGATCGCTCTGAAGGAGCGCGACCAGATGGCCCCCTCGG CCGCGTTCACTGTCATGTGCTACAACGTGCTGTGTGACAAATACGCCACCAGGCAGCTGTACGGCTACTGCCCGTCCTGGGCCCTCAGCTGGGAGTACAGGAAGAAGGGAATCATGGAGGAGATCACCAGCTCCGACGCGGACATCATCAGTCTTCAG GAAGTGGAGACAGAGCAGTACTACACCTTCTTTCTAGAGACGCTGAAGGAGCGTGGCTATGATGGCTATTTCTGCCCAAAATCTCGTGCCAAACTGGTGTCGGAACAGGAGCGAAAGCATGTGGACGGCTGTGCCGTGTTCTTTAAAACCAAGAA gtTTTCCTTGGTTCAGAAGCACACGGTTGAGTTTAACCAGGTGGCCATGGCGAACTCGGAGGGCTCCGAGGTCATGCTGAACAGAGTAATGACCAAAGACAACATTGGAGTGGCCATCCTGCTGGAGGTCAGGAGAGACATGTTCACCGCCG GAATTAAGCCAACGACTGACAAGCAGCTCCTCTTGGTGGccaatgcacacatgcactggGACCCCGAGTACTCTGACGTGAAGCTGATCCAGACGATGATGTTCCTGTCCGAACTGAAGAGCATCATGGAGGAGACCTCGTCCTCTGTGGCCTCTGGGTCCCCCACTGCTGACCCGGCCTCCATCCCAATCGTCCTTTGTGCTGATCTCAACTCTCTACCTGACTCTG GTGTCGTTGAATACCTGAGCAACGGCGGCGTGGCAGAGAATCACAAAGACTTCAAGGAGCTGCGCTACAACGAGTGTCTGACCAACTTCAGCTGCAACGGCAAGGACGGGAACCCCGACGGCAGCATCACACACAGCTTCCAGCTAAAGAGCGCCTACGAGAACAGTCTGATGCCTTACACCAACTACACGTATGACTTCAAG GGTGTGATCGACTACATCTTCTTCTCGAAGACCCACATGAGCGTGCTGGGCCTTCTGGGGCCTCTGGACACCCAGTGGCTGATGGACAACAACATCACGGGctgcccccacccccacgtCCCCTCTGACCACTTTTCACTGCTGGCCCAGCTGGAGCTGCACCCGTCCCGCCCCTCCCTCAACGGCCTGCACCTGCCTGTGCACAG CACCGACGCCTGGGATCCGGCGAGGCTGAAAGAGTAG
- the cnot6l gene encoding CCR4-NOT transcription complex subunit 6-like isoform X3, with product MPKEKYDPPDPRRLYTIMSAEEVASGKKSNWAELEISGRVRNLSSSLWTLTHLTALHMSNNNLSRIPPDIARLPHLVYLNLSSNKLRSLPAELGNMVSLRELLLNNNCLRVLPYELGRLFRLQTLGLKGNPLSQDILNLYQEPDGTRKLLNYMLDNLAVHPEQLPQRPWIALKERDQMAPSAAFTVMCYNVLCDKYATRQLYGYCPSWALSWEYRKKGIMEEITSSDADIISLQEVETEQYYTFFLETLKERGYDGYFCPKSRAKLVSEQERKHVDGCAVFFKTKKFSLVQKHTVEFNQVAMANSEGSEVMLNRVMTKDNIGVAILLEVRRDMFTAGIKPTTDKQLLLVANAHMHWDPEYSDVKLIQTMMFLSELKSIMEETSSSVASGSPTADPASIPIVLCADLNSLPDSGVVEYLSNGGVAENHKDFKELRYNECLTNFSCNGKDGNPDGSITHSFQLKSAYENSLMPYTNYTYDFKGVIDYIFFSKTHMSVLGLLGPLDTQWLMDNNITGCPHPHVPSDHFSLLAQLELHPSRPSLNGLHLPVHR from the exons ATGCCAAAGGAAAAATATGACCCTCCGGATCCCCGACGGTTATACACCATCATGTCAGCGGAGGAGGTGGCCAGTGGGAAGAAGTCAAACTGGGCGGAGCTGGAGATATCCG GACGCGTCAGGAACCTGAGCAGCTCCTTATGGACGCTGACGCACCTGACGGCCCTGCACATGAGCAACAACAACCTGAGCCGGATCCCCCCCGACATCGCCAGACTCCCGCACCTGGTCTACCTGAACCTGTCCTCCAACAAGCTGCGCAGCCTGCCGGCGGAACTCGGCAACATGGTGTCTCTCAG GGAATTGCTTTTGAACAACAACTGTCTCCGAGTTTTGCCTTACGAACTTGGCCGGCTGTTCCGGCTGCAGACGCTGGGCCTGAAGG GGAACCCGTTGTCTCAAGACATCCTCAACTTGTACCAGGAGCCTGACGGCACCAGGAAGCTTTTAAACTACATGCTCGACAATCTCGCAG TCCACCCAGAGCAGCTCCCCCAAAGACCCTGGATCGCTCTGAAGGAGCGCGACCAGATGGCCCCCTCGG CCGCGTTCACTGTCATGTGCTACAACGTGCTGTGTGACAAATACGCCACCAGGCAGCTGTACGGCTACTGCCCGTCCTGGGCCCTCAGCTGGGAGTACAGGAAGAAGGGAATCATGGAGGAGATCACCAGCTCCGACGCGGACATCATCAGTCTTCAG GAAGTGGAGACAGAGCAGTACTACACCTTCTTTCTAGAGACGCTGAAGGAGCGTGGCTATGATGGCTATTTCTGCCCAAAATCTCGTGCCAAACTGGTGTCGGAACAGGAGCGAAAGCATGTGGACGGCTGTGCCGTGTTCTTTAAAACCAAGAA gtTTTCCTTGGTTCAGAAGCACACGGTTGAGTTTAACCAGGTGGCCATGGCGAACTCGGAGGGCTCCGAGGTCATGCTGAACAGAGTAATGACCAAAGACAACATTGGAGTGGCCATCCTGCTGGAGGTCAGGAGAGACATGTTCACCGCCG GAATTAAGCCAACGACTGACAAGCAGCTCCTCTTGGTGGccaatgcacacatgcactggGACCCCGAGTACTCTGACGTGAAGCTGATCCAGACGATGATGTTCCTGTCCGAACTGAAGAGCATCATGGAGGAGACCTCGTCCTCTGTGGCCTCTGGGTCCCCCACTGCTGACCCGGCCTCCATCCCAATCGTCCTTTGTGCTGATCTCAACTCTCTACCTGACTCTG GTGTCGTTGAATACCTGAGCAACGGCGGCGTGGCAGAGAATCACAAAGACTTCAAGGAGCTGCGCTACAACGAGTGTCTGACCAACTTCAGCTGCAACGGCAAGGACGGGAACCCCGACGGCAGCATCACACACAGCTTCCAGCTAAAGAGCGCCTACGAGAACAGTCTGATGCCTTACACCAACTACACGTATGACTTCAAG GGTGTGATCGACTACATCTTCTTCTCGAAGACCCACATGAGCGTGCTGGGCCTTCTGGGGCCTCTGGACACCCAGTGGCTGATGGACAACAACATCACGGGctgcccccacccccacgtCCCCTCTGACCACTTTTCACTGCTGGCCCAGCTGGAGCTGCACCCGTCCCGCCCCTCCCTCAACGGCCTGCACCTGCCTGTGCACAGGTAG
- the mrpl1 gene encoding large ribosomal subunit protein uL1m isoform X2: MAAPVSALLRGATGCQRLTRLRPSVTRVSENVPRVSCTRTYAAAKAAPKQKKEEKEKVVKEVRRVDDKERHKPYGLTAWAPVDDVYMVRYYPKQTYDPGTAVDMLKSVQKLDHTPPDQAVCIDLRLDMKLEKKKKVDPFVSTVHLPHPFKTDINKVVVFTEDADQAELALEHGAAHAGGVELVQKILDDEIEGDFFVAVPDIIPKLLPLKNKLRKKFPKSKRGTVGVNIPKMLNLFKAGHEYLVENECYVITQVATLDMPKEKILANVQTIIQDICSHKPANFGPFITRMIMCTRTSEALHIKYEDLLPKSPESKES; this comes from the exons ATGGCGGCGCCCGTGTCAGCGCTGCTGAGAG GTGCGACGGGATGCCAGAGACTGACGCGCCTGAGACCTTCTGTTACCAGAGTGTCTGAGAACGTTCCCAGAGTCTCCTGCACGCGGACCTACGCTGCGGCCAA AGCTGCACCAAAAcagaagaaagaggagaaggAAAAAGTGGTGAAGGAAGTGCGGAGGGTCGATGACAAGGAGCGGCACAAGCCCTATGGCCTCACTGCCTGGGCGCCGGTGGACGACGTCTACATGGTGAGGTACTACCCCAAACAAACATATGATCCGGGCACCGCGGTGGACATGCTGAAGTCAGTCCAGAAGCTGGACCACACCCCCCCGGATCAGGCGGTCTGCATCGACCTGAGGCTGGACATGAAACTGGAGAAAAAG aaaaaggTTGATCCGTTTGTCAGCACAGTCCATCTTCCCCATCCCTTCAAAACTGACATCAACAAAGTTGTGGTTTTTACCGAG GACGCCGACCAGGCCGAACTGGCGCTGGAGCATGGAGCCGCTCACGCTGGAGGGGTGGAGCTTGTTCAGAAG ATTTTAGACGATGAAATTGAGGGAGATTTCTTTGTGGCCGTGCCAGACATCATCCCTAAACTGCTACCCCTGAAGAACAAGCTGCGCAAGAAATTTCCCAAGAGCAAACGGG ggACTGTTGGTGTGAACATCCCCAAAATGTTGAATTTGTTTAAGGCTGGCCATGAATACCTGGTGGAGAATGAATGCTACGTTATCACCCAGGTCGCTACG CTGGACATGCCCAAAGAGAAGATCCTGGCCAACGTCCAGACCATCATTCAAGACATCTGCTCTCACAAGCCAGCAAACTTTG GGCCTTTCATTACCAGGATGATCATGTGCACCAGAACCAGCGAGGCGCTGCACATCAAATACGAGGATCTGCTGCCGAAGAGCCCGGAGAGTAAAGAGAGCTGA
- the mrpl1 gene encoding large ribosomal subunit protein uL1m isoform X1 produces MAAPVSALLRAVGATGCQRLTRLRPSVTRVSENVPRVSCTRTYAAAKAAPKQKKEEKEKVVKEVRRVDDKERHKPYGLTAWAPVDDVYMVRYYPKQTYDPGTAVDMLKSVQKLDHTPPDQAVCIDLRLDMKLEKKKKVDPFVSTVHLPHPFKTDINKVVVFTEDADQAELALEHGAAHAGGVELVQKILDDEIEGDFFVAVPDIIPKLLPLKNKLRKKFPKSKRGTVGVNIPKMLNLFKAGHEYLVENECYVITQVATLDMPKEKILANVQTIIQDICSHKPANFGPFITRMIMCTRTSEALHIKYEDLLPKSPESKES; encoded by the exons ATGGCGGCGCCCGTGTCAGCGCTGCTGAGAG CTGTAGGTGCGACGGGATGCCAGAGACTGACGCGCCTGAGACCTTCTGTTACCAGAGTGTCTGAGAACGTTCCCAGAGTCTCCTGCACGCGGACCTACGCTGCGGCCAA AGCTGCACCAAAAcagaagaaagaggagaaggAAAAAGTGGTGAAGGAAGTGCGGAGGGTCGATGACAAGGAGCGGCACAAGCCCTATGGCCTCACTGCCTGGGCGCCGGTGGACGACGTCTACATGGTGAGGTACTACCCCAAACAAACATATGATCCGGGCACCGCGGTGGACATGCTGAAGTCAGTCCAGAAGCTGGACCACACCCCCCCGGATCAGGCGGTCTGCATCGACCTGAGGCTGGACATGAAACTGGAGAAAAAG aaaaaggTTGATCCGTTTGTCAGCACAGTCCATCTTCCCCATCCCTTCAAAACTGACATCAACAAAGTTGTGGTTTTTACCGAG GACGCCGACCAGGCCGAACTGGCGCTGGAGCATGGAGCCGCTCACGCTGGAGGGGTGGAGCTTGTTCAGAAG ATTTTAGACGATGAAATTGAGGGAGATTTCTTTGTGGCCGTGCCAGACATCATCCCTAAACTGCTACCCCTGAAGAACAAGCTGCGCAAGAAATTTCCCAAGAGCAAACGGG ggACTGTTGGTGTGAACATCCCCAAAATGTTGAATTTGTTTAAGGCTGGCCATGAATACCTGGTGGAGAATGAATGCTACGTTATCACCCAGGTCGCTACG CTGGACATGCCCAAAGAGAAGATCCTGGCCAACGTCCAGACCATCATTCAAGACATCTGCTCTCACAAGCCAGCAAACTTTG GGCCTTTCATTACCAGGATGATCATGTGCACCAGAACCAGCGAGGCGCTGCACATCAAATACGAGGATCTGCTGCCGAAGAGCCCGGAGAGTAAAGAGAGCTGA